A single genomic interval of Alistipes provencensis harbors:
- the rplM gene encoding 50S ribosomal protein L13 — MDSLSYKTISANASTVTKEWVVIDATNEVLGRLASQIAKILRGKNKPSYTPHVDCGDYVIVINAEKVKLTGNKMTDKVYTRHTGYPGGQRFATPADYLAKKPTFIIEKAVKGMLPKTRLGEKLLTNLKVYAGEEHPHAAQNPKTIKLNEIK, encoded by the coding sequence GTGGATTCATTAAGCTACAAGACTATCTCGGCCAATGCATCGACGGTGACCAAGGAGTGGGTCGTCATCGACGCTACGAACGAGGTATTGGGACGTCTTGCATCGCAGATCGCGAAGATCCTCCGAGGCAAGAACAAGCCCAGCTACACACCCCACGTCGACTGCGGTGACTACGTCATCGTCATCAACGCGGAGAAGGTGAAGCTCACGGGCAACAAAATGACCGACAAGGTCTACACGCGTCACACCGGGTATCCCGGCGGCCAGCGTTTCGCCACGCCCGCCGACTATCTGGCCAAGAAACCGACCTTCATCATCGAGAAGGCCGTCAAAGGCATGCTGCCCAAGACCCGTCTGGGCGAAAAGCTGCTCACGAACCTGAAGGTGTATGCCGGCGAGGAGCATCCCCACGCCGCACAGAACCCGAAGACCATTAAATTAAACGAGATTAAGTAA
- a CDS encoding OadG family protein: protein MILQAMNWGWSEILWVSLIGFSLVFVLLVALIFIMKGFGACFRVRPETGKKVDAQPMISPEEIAAIATALKIYKGALHDRESEVLTILNIKRAYSPWNSKIHGLTQLPDRK, encoded by the coding sequence ATGATACTGCAAGCAATGAACTGGGGATGGTCGGAGATACTCTGGGTGTCGCTGATCGGATTCAGTCTGGTGTTCGTCCTGCTGGTGGCGCTGATCTTCATCATGAAGGGTTTCGGTGCCTGCTTCCGGGTGCGTCCCGAGACCGGCAAGAAGGTCGACGCCCAGCCGATGATCAGCCCCGAGGAGATCGCCGCGATCGCTACGGCGCTCAAGATCTACAAGGGCGCCCTGCACGACCGCGAATCCGAAGTGCTGACCATTCTCAACATCAAGCGGGCCTATTCGCCCTGGAATTCGAAAATTCACGGTTTAACCCAGCTTCCCGACCGGAAATAA
- a CDS encoding TonB family protein, with protein sequence MKRLILLIAAFAALHTAAAAERSVEIAEGPPLIDTLTAEPYLLADPMPSFNGGGTLEFCRWVQEHLRYPREAVIYGIEGHVVVSFVVEADGRVSNAEVLTSPDPTLSEAALFVVRRSPRWAPGQLDGRPVRVKLSIPIDFNLQLPGAKSPVGASLPKFQGGGLIDFKHWVLRNVEFPDKTFLSGDEGWVEVSFSVNGKGKVREVETTRFSDPDFAYRIQRTIASSPLWTPAGTDGQKRSTDFRLRFDLLLLRGPNGLYSEDNTAYTSADSLPRFCGGSPGVFREWVFRQVDSLLDPGAAVPRVRVNVRFIIERDGTMSGIKVSAPEEQSGFAKLVRLAVDKSPLWTPAVAGGEKVRFRISQILAFGREEDFGESPDSLDAMPRFENGGLAEFRRWVTQAVKFPREALEAGIQGRVLVSFVVESDGTVSSVRIIRSPDPILSREVVRALAGSPKWTPGSKNDVPVRVKYTLPVDFRVPEKPAAGQKPEFGPSSGSYTTRP encoded by the coding sequence ATGAAACGGTTGATCCTGCTGATAGCGGCTTTTGCGGCGCTCCATACGGCTGCCGCCGCCGAACGTTCGGTTGAAATTGCGGAAGGCCCGCCGCTGATCGACACCCTGACGGCCGAACCCTACCTGCTGGCCGACCCGATGCCTTCGTTCAACGGGGGCGGGACGCTCGAGTTCTGCCGCTGGGTGCAGGAGCATTTGCGCTATCCCCGCGAGGCGGTCATCTACGGTATCGAAGGGCATGTGGTGGTGAGTTTCGTCGTCGAAGCGGACGGCCGGGTTTCGAACGCCGAGGTGCTGACGTCGCCCGATCCGACGCTCTCCGAGGCGGCGCTGTTCGTCGTGCGCCGGTCGCCCCGCTGGGCTCCCGGGCAGTTGGACGGACGTCCCGTGCGGGTGAAACTCTCCATTCCGATCGATTTCAATCTCCAGTTGCCGGGGGCGAAATCCCCTGTCGGGGCGTCGCTGCCGAAATTTCAGGGCGGCGGATTGATCGACTTTAAGCATTGGGTGCTCCGCAACGTGGAGTTTCCCGACAAGACGTTCCTTAGCGGGGACGAGGGATGGGTCGAGGTGTCGTTCTCCGTGAACGGCAAAGGCAAGGTGCGCGAGGTGGAAACCACCCGCTTCAGCGATCCCGATTTCGCCTACCGGATTCAGCGGACGATCGCTTCGTCGCCTTTGTGGACCCCCGCGGGTACCGACGGACAGAAGCGCAGCACCGATTTCCGGCTGCGTTTCGACCTGCTGTTGCTGCGCGGCCCGAACGGACTTTATTCCGAAGACAATACGGCCTATACCAGCGCCGACAGCCTGCCGCGGTTCTGCGGCGGCTCGCCCGGAGTCTTCCGGGAGTGGGTGTTCCGGCAGGTGGACAGCCTGCTGGACCCCGGCGCCGCCGTGCCCCGGGTGCGGGTCAACGTGCGGTTCATCATCGAGCGCGACGGCACGATGAGCGGCATCAAAGTGAGCGCCCCCGAGGAGCAGTCGGGATTTGCCAAACTGGTCCGTCTGGCCGTCGACAAATCTCCGCTGTGGACGCCCGCCGTGGCGGGCGGCGAGAAGGTCCGCTTCCGGATTTCGCAGATACTCGCTTTCGGGCGCGAGGAAGATTTCGGGGAGAGCCCCGATTCGCTCGACGCGATGCCCCGATTCGAGAACGGCGGCCTTGCGGAATTCCGCAGATGGGTGACGCAGGCGGTGAAATTTCCGCGCGAGGCTCTCGAAGCGGGCATTCAGGGCCGTGTGCTGGTTTCGTTCGTTGTCGAGAGCGACGGCACGGTCTCGTCGGTGCGGATCATCCGGTCGCCCGACCCGATCCTCTCGCGGGAGGTGGTGCGGGCGCTGGCCGGGTCGCCCAAATGGACCCCCGGCAGCAAGAACGACGTGCCCGTGCGGGTGAAATATACGCTTCCGGTCGATTTCCGGGTCCCGGAAAAGCCGGCGGCGGGGCAGAAACCGGAATTCGGTCCCTCGTCGGGCAGCTATACGACCCGGCCCTGA
- a CDS encoding acyl-CoA carboxylase subunit beta — protein MSQIQDKINQLIENRETARMGGGQKAIDKQHDKGKYTARERIQMLLDEGSFEEFDMFVTHRCYDFGMEKKHTFGDGVVTGYGTIDGRLVYVFAQDFTVTAGSLSLSMSDKICKVMDMAMRNGAPCIGMNDSGGARIQEGVNALAGYANIFQRNVMSSGVIPQISAIFGPCAGGAVYSPALTDFIIMKKETSNMFLTGPKVVKTVTGEDVTQEQLGGATMHTTKSGVAQFAVDTEEEGIELIKKLISYMPQNNMEDAPLAVCTDKITRLEDSLNDIIPDSANKPYDMAEVIKAIVDNGEYLESAAGYAKNIITCFARFNGQSVGIIANQPKYMAGVLDINASRKAARFIRFCDAFNIAIVTLVDVPGFLPGTTQEYGGVITHGAKLLFAYCEATVPKVTVTLRKAYGGAYIVMSSKHIRGDINYAWPTAEIAVMGASGAVEVLYGKEVAAITDPEEKAKFVAEKEKEYNDKFSNPYNAARYGYIDDVIEPRNTRFRVIRALQSLATKRLQNPAKKHSNIPL, from the coding sequence ATGAGCCAAATTCAGGATAAGATCAACCAACTGATCGAGAACCGCGAAACGGCCCGCATGGGCGGCGGCCAGAAGGCGATCGACAAACAGCACGACAAGGGCAAGTACACGGCCCGCGAACGTATTCAGATGCTCCTCGACGAAGGATCGTTCGAGGAGTTCGATATGTTTGTGACCCACCGCTGCTACGATTTCGGCATGGAGAAGAAGCACACCTTCGGCGACGGCGTGGTGACGGGGTACGGAACGATCGACGGACGTCTGGTCTACGTCTTCGCACAGGATTTCACCGTGACGGCCGGTTCGCTGTCGCTGTCGATGTCCGACAAGATCTGCAAGGTCATGGATATGGCCATGCGCAACGGCGCACCCTGCATCGGCATGAACGATTCGGGCGGCGCACGCATTCAGGAGGGCGTCAACGCGCTGGCCGGTTATGCCAACATTTTCCAGCGCAACGTGATGTCGTCGGGTGTCATCCCGCAGATTTCGGCCATCTTCGGCCCCTGCGCCGGAGGGGCGGTCTATTCGCCCGCGCTGACTGACTTCATCATCATGAAGAAGGAGACCTCGAACATGTTCCTCACGGGTCCGAAGGTCGTGAAGACCGTGACGGGCGAGGACGTGACGCAGGAGCAGTTGGGCGGCGCCACGATGCACACCACCAAGTCGGGCGTGGCGCAGTTCGCCGTCGACACCGAGGAGGAGGGTATCGAGCTGATCAAGAAGCTGATTTCCTACATGCCGCAGAACAACATGGAGGATGCTCCGCTGGCCGTCTGCACGGACAAGATCACCCGTCTGGAGGATTCGCTCAACGACATCATCCCCGACAGCGCCAACAAGCCCTACGACATGGCCGAGGTCATCAAGGCCATCGTCGACAACGGCGAGTACCTCGAGTCGGCTGCCGGTTATGCCAAGAACATCATCACCTGCTTCGCCCGCTTCAACGGACAGTCGGTGGGCATCATCGCCAACCAGCCCAAGTACATGGCCGGTGTGCTGGACATCAACGCCAGCCGCAAGGCCGCGCGTTTCATCCGTTTCTGCGACGCCTTCAACATTGCGATCGTCACCTTGGTGGACGTTCCGGGCTTCCTGCCGGGCACGACGCAGGAGTACGGCGGTGTGATCACCCACGGCGCCAAGCTGCTGTTCGCCTACTGCGAGGCTACGGTGCCGAAGGTTACGGTGACGCTGCGCAAGGCTTACGGAGGCGCCTATATCGTGATGTCGTCGAAGCATATCCGCGGCGATATCAACTACGCATGGCCGACGGCCGAGATCGCCGTGATGGGCGCCAGCGGCGCCGTCGAGGTGCTCTACGGCAAGGAGGTCGCCGCGATCACCGATCCCGAGGAGAAAGCCAAGTTCGTGGCCGAGAAGGAGAAGGAGTACAACGACAAGTTCTCCAACCCCTACAACGCCGCCCGCTACGGTTACATCGACGACGTGATCGAGCCGCGCAACACGCGTTTCCGCGTGATCCGCGCCCTGCAGTCGCTGGCTACCAAGCGTCTGCAAAACCCGGCCAAGAAACATTCGAACATTCCCCTGTAA
- the rpsB gene encoding 30S ribosomal protein S2, whose translation MSRTDFNTLLEAGAHFGHLKRKWNPKMAPYIFMEKNGIHIIDLHKTVLKIDEAAAAIKQIAKSGRRVLFVATKKQAKDVVAEKVAAVGMPYVTERWAGGMLTNFPTIRKAVKKMATIDKMTTDGTFDNFSKREKLQIARQRAKLEKNLGSIADLTRLPAALFVVDVQKESNAVKEAKRLSIPVFAMVDTCCDPTDIDYVIPANDDATKSIAVVLEAMCAAIAEGSEERKLEKEKEAQEADAEGAVVKKEGKPRIKKSVKASIDAEEAAVAEVVAAVETPYEEPAAAPAEAVEAAEAVAEVAEAVAEEKAE comes from the coding sequence ATGTCACGTACAGATTTTAATACATTACTGGAAGCCGGTGCGCACTTCGGTCACCTGAAGCGCAAATGGAACCCTAAAATGGCTCCTTACATCTTCATGGAGAAGAACGGCATCCATATCATCGACCTGCACAAGACCGTGCTGAAGATCGATGAGGCTGCTGCAGCCATCAAGCAGATCGCCAAGAGCGGTCGCCGCGTGCTGTTCGTAGCCACCAAAAAACAAGCCAAGGACGTTGTTGCCGAAAAGGTGGCAGCCGTAGGTATGCCTTACGTCACCGAGCGTTGGGCAGGCGGCATGCTGACAAACTTCCCCACCATACGTAAAGCCGTCAAGAAAATGGCCACCATCGACAAGATGACCACCGACGGCACGTTCGATAATTTCTCCAAGCGCGAGAAACTCCAGATCGCCCGCCAGCGCGCGAAGCTGGAGAAGAACCTCGGCTCGATCGCCGACCTGACGCGTCTTCCGGCCGCTCTGTTCGTCGTTGACGTACAGAAGGAATCCAACGCCGTGAAGGAGGCCAAGCGCCTCAGCATCCCCGTATTTGCAATGGTAGACACTTGTTGTGATCCGACCGACATTGATTACGTTATCCCTGCAAATGACGATGCTACGAAGTCGATCGCCGTGGTCCTCGAAGCCATGTGCGCCGCTATCGCCGAGGGCTCCGAGGAGCGCAAACTCGAGAAGGAGAAGGAAGCACAGGAGGCTGACGCCGAGGGTGCTGTAGTTAAGAAGGAGGGCAAGCCCCGCATCAAGAAATCCGTGAAGGCTTCGATCGATGCAGAGGAGGCTGCCGTGGCAGAGGTAGTTGCCGCTGTCGAGACTCCGTATGAGGAGCCTGCTGCCGCTCCCGCCGAAGCAGTTGAAGCAGCCGAGGCTGTTGCCGAGGTCGCAGAGGCCGTTGCCGAGGAAAAGGCAGAATAA
- a CDS encoding glycosyltransferase family 4 protein, with product MKIGLDTAPVSSRGSYFQHLAKVLAHYAPEHEYVVDAKHRGRVDLYHGFSSSLPLSVHLGRVPAVMTVPNLNFLRYPHLYTLSERIIALRLYRRALRQAQRVITVSTPAREELSERLSIDPSKIEVMMPLAARVPQEPPVQAELEHTRRKYGLPESFILMLGTVEPHHNHEAVLDALPATESTAGVVICGRRTVYSDFLLNYARKRHLATRVDFIYELTPADLPALFRLARVFAYLPDARAEASIVPVVEALRAGLPMMLSDTRLNREAAGDAAVYVDPEAPGEVVAALENALCDESWRQAMRRRERRRAELFSEYAVAQRLMDIYTSL from the coding sequence ATGAAAATAGGACTCGATACGGCCCCGGTTTCGTCCCGGGGCAGTTACTTCCAACACCTTGCCAAGGTGCTGGCGCATTACGCTCCGGAGCACGAATATGTCGTTGACGCAAAGCATCGTGGGCGTGTCGACCTCTACCACGGCTTCAGCTCCTCGCTGCCGCTCTCCGTTCATCTGGGGCGCGTCCCGGCGGTGATGACCGTCCCCAACCTCAACTTCCTGCGCTACCCGCACCTCTACACCCTCTCCGAGCGGATTATCGCCCTGCGCCTCTACCGCCGGGCCCTGCGGCAGGCGCAGCGGGTCATCACGGTCAGCACTCCGGCCCGCGAGGAACTGTCGGAGCGGCTGAGCATCGACCCTTCGAAGATCGAGGTCATGATGCCGCTCGCGGCCCGCGTGCCGCAGGAACCGCCGGTTCAAGCGGAACTTGAACACACGCGGCGCAAGTATGGTCTGCCTGAGTCGTTTATACTGATGCTCGGGACGGTCGAACCGCACCACAACCACGAGGCTGTGCTGGATGCGCTGCCGGCCACGGAATCCACGGCCGGGGTGGTCATCTGCGGCCGCCGCACGGTCTATTCGGATTTCCTGCTGAACTATGCCCGCAAACGGCACTTGGCGACGCGGGTGGATTTCATCTATGAACTGACGCCCGCGGACCTTCCGGCGCTGTTCCGGCTGGCGCGGGTCTTCGCCTACCTGCCCGATGCCCGGGCCGAGGCGTCGATCGTGCCGGTGGTCGAGGCGCTGCGTGCGGGGCTTCCGATGATGCTGAGCGACACGCGGCTCAACCGCGAGGCCGCCGGGGATGCCGCCGTCTATGTCGATCCCGAGGCGCCGGGCGAGGTCGTCGCCGCCTTGGAGAACGCCCTCTGCGACGAGTCGTGGCGGCAGGCGATGCGCCGGCGCGAACGCCGCCGTGCGGAGCTTTTCTCCGAATACGCCGTGGCCCAGCGGCTGATGGATATTTACACATCCCTGTAA
- a CDS encoding energy transducer TonB → MNRILLFLLAVTAAISVTASSRTDGRQTLSGEPVSFQGGDMFTFSRYVRNNLTFSGDWYQEGDIFRLTLAFRVAKNGKVKDVEVEKSSGDDSLDGEVLRIVRESTGWTARKGGAPDVRERLQMEIVLRRGTDGKLYAEDHFPYRKADTMPTFEGGGPVKFREWIAERVGDRDPDGELIDVRASLRLVIEKDGSITNLSVDDRVPAWLVERIGKALDSVPRWTPAVMQGEKVRIQAWVQLLFGKAAERAKADSPKDEDDAFLIVEQMPTFRGGDFNTFRDWVKLNVKYPADMYKQGIEGRVVATFIINRDGSLSDVKILQSPEAEFSREVLRVLGRSPKWTPGQQKGKTVRVKYTIPVDFRIPAGREYRGDGRPANPSRMGGSQITQF, encoded by the coding sequence ATGAACCGAATTCTTCTTTTCCTGTTGGCCGTGACCGCGGCCATATCCGTTACAGCCTCATCCCGGACAGATGGCAGACAGACCCTTTCGGGGGAGCCCGTTTCTTTTCAGGGCGGGGATATGTTCACCTTCAGCCGGTATGTGCGGAATAATCTGACTTTTTCCGGGGACTGGTATCAGGAAGGAGATATTTTTCGGCTTACTCTGGCATTCCGGGTGGCGAAAAACGGCAAAGTGAAGGATGTGGAGGTGGAAAAATCCTCCGGAGACGATTCGTTGGACGGGGAGGTGCTCCGCATCGTGCGCGAATCGACCGGATGGACTGCCCGGAAAGGCGGAGCTCCCGATGTCAGGGAGCGGTTGCAGATGGAGATCGTGCTTCGCCGCGGGACGGACGGAAAGTTGTATGCCGAAGACCATTTTCCTTACAGAAAAGCCGACACGATGCCGACGTTCGAAGGGGGCGGTCCGGTGAAATTCAGGGAATGGATTGCTGAACGGGTCGGCGACCGGGACCCTGACGGTGAGCTGATCGATGTACGCGCGTCCCTGCGCCTTGTGATCGAGAAAGACGGTTCGATAACCAACTTGTCGGTAGATGACCGGGTTCCGGCATGGCTGGTCGAACGGATCGGAAAGGCACTCGATTCGGTTCCCCGTTGGACCCCTGCCGTTATGCAGGGCGAAAAGGTCCGTATTCAGGCTTGGGTGCAACTGCTTTTCGGCAAGGCGGCCGAACGGGCGAAGGCCGATTCGCCTAAAGATGAGGATGATGCTTTTCTGATCGTGGAACAGATGCCGACGTTCCGGGGCGGCGATTTCAATACGTTCCGCGACTGGGTGAAACTCAATGTGAAATATCCCGCCGATATGTATAAACAGGGTATCGAAGGGCGTGTCGTGGCGACTTTCATCATCAACCGGGACGGATCGTTGTCGGACGTGAAAATCCTGCAATCTCCCGAAGCGGAGTTCTCGCGGGAGGTGCTCAGAGTGCTCGGACGTTCACCCAAATGGACGCCGGGACAGCAGAAAGGCAAGACCGTAAGGGTCAAATACACGATTCCCGTCGATTTCCGGATTCCGGCCGGCCGTGAGTACCGCGGCGACGGACGCCCGGCCAACCCCTCCCGGATGGGCGGGTCCCAGATCACGCAGTTCTGA
- a CDS encoding sodium ion-translocating decarboxylase subunit beta, giving the protein MWSALTSGSNFVLESLETFVESTGVAGLFANMGWGSLVMICVAFFLLYLAIKHKFEPLLLLTIAFGMLLTNLPGANLYHTELFAGGHVHWDIFVAQAGLLDYLYLGVKLGVYPCLIFVGVGAMTDFGPLIANPKSFLLGAAAQIGIFLTFIGAYALGFSPSEAGSIGIIGGADGPTSIYLTAILAPELLGPIAVAAYSYMALVPVIQPPIMRALTTEKERKIKMRQLRPVSKTEKILFPLIITVIIALLLPSATPLVGCLMLGNLMKECGVVDRLSKTVQNELMNIVVIFLGLTVGATATAEAFLNPRTLFILLLGVIAFGMGTAGGVLLAKVMNFFSKEGNKINPLIGSAGVSAVPMAARVSQTEGQKADPSNFLLMHAMGPNVAGVVGSAVAAGILLSFLG; this is encoded by the coding sequence ATGTGGAGTGCATTGACTTCCGGCTCCAATTTCGTGCTGGAAAGTCTGGAAACCTTTGTCGAGTCGACCGGCGTCGCCGGCCTCTTCGCCAACATGGGGTGGGGCAGTCTGGTCATGATCTGCGTGGCCTTCTTCCTGCTCTATCTGGCCATCAAGCATAAGTTCGAGCCGCTGCTGCTGCTGACCATCGCGTTCGGCATGCTGCTGACGAACCTTCCCGGAGCCAATCTCTACCACACCGAGCTCTTCGCCGGGGGGCATGTCCACTGGGATATCTTCGTGGCGCAGGCCGGACTGCTGGACTACCTCTATCTGGGCGTGAAGCTCGGCGTATACCCCTGCCTTATCTTCGTAGGCGTGGGCGCCATGACCGATTTCGGTCCGCTGATCGCCAATCCCAAGAGCTTCCTGCTGGGAGCTGCGGCGCAGATCGGTATCTTCCTCACGTTCATCGGCGCCTATGCGCTGGGATTCTCGCCCTCGGAGGCCGGTTCGATCGGTATCATCGGCGGCGCCGACGGTCCTACGTCGATCTATCTCACCGCGATCCTCGCGCCCGAGTTGCTGGGCCCGATCGCCGTGGCCGCCTATTCCTACATGGCCCTCGTGCCGGTGATCCAGCCGCCCATCATGCGTGCGCTGACCACCGAGAAGGAGCGCAAGATCAAGATGCGCCAGTTGCGTCCGGTGTCGAAGACCGAGAAGATTCTCTTCCCGCTGATTATCACTGTCATCATCGCCCTGCTGCTGCCGTCGGCCACGCCGCTGGTGGGCTGTCTGATGCTGGGCAACCTGATGAAGGAGTGCGGCGTGGTGGACCGTCTGTCGAAGACCGTGCAGAACGAGCTGATGAACATCGTCGTGATCTTCCTCGGCCTCACGGTGGGCGCTACGGCTACGGCCGAGGCGTTCCTCAATCCCCGGACGCTCTTTATCCTCCTGCTGGGCGTGATCGCTTTCGGCATGGGTACTGCCGGCGGTGTGCTGCTGGCCAAGGTGATGAACTTCTTCTCGAAGGAGGGGAACAAGATCAACCCGCTGATCGGTTCGGCAGGCGTTTCGGCCGTGCCGATGGCCGCCCGCGTGTCGCAGACCGAGGGTCAGAAGGCCGATCCGTCGAACTTCCTGCTGATGCACGCCATGGGTCCCAATGTGGCCGGCGTGGTAGGCTCGGCAGTTGCCGCGGGTATTCTGCTCTCGTTCCTCGGATAA
- the rpsI gene encoding 30S ribosomal protein S9 — protein sequence MEVVNTVGRRKAAVARVYVKPGKGQITINRKALEVYFPLEILQYQVKQPLLATNTVENYDIVINLDGGGITGQASAARLGIARALCEIDAEMRPVLKKAGFLTRDPREVERKKPGQPGARRKFQFSKR from the coding sequence ATGGAAGTTGTAAACACCGTAGGTCGTCGCAAGGCCGCTGTGGCTCGCGTATATGTGAAGCCGGGCAAGGGTCAGATTACAATCAACCGCAAAGCGCTTGAAGTTTACTTCCCGCTCGAAATTCTCCAGTATCAGGTGAAGCAGCCCCTGCTGGCTACCAACACCGTGGAGAATTACGACATCGTCATCAACCTCGATGGCGGTGGTATCACGGGACAGGCTTCGGCCGCTCGTCTGGGCATCGCACGCGCACTGTGCGAGATCGACGCCGAGATGCGTCCGGTACTGAAGAAGGCCGGATTCCTCACGCGTGATCCCCGCGAGGTTGAGCGTAAGAAGCCCGGTCAGCCCGGAGCACGTCGCAAGTTCCAGTTCAGCAAGCGTTAA
- a CDS encoding biotin/lipoyl-containing protein, with product MKDYSLKINGHNYNVQIDNVNETSTVAHVVVNGVDYEVEIEGAKTTSVSRPQVAPAPKSANSAMITPSSATPSPRIAAAAPSSGYSVKCPLPGTVLSVKVAAGDTIAAGQTLVVLEAMKMENNIDADRGGVVKQVLVQQGATVMEGDVLIVIE from the coding sequence ATGAAAGATTACTCACTGAAAATCAACGGACATAATTATAACGTCCAGATCGACAACGTAAACGAGACCTCGACGGTGGCTCATGTCGTGGTGAACGGCGTGGATTACGAAGTCGAGATCGAAGGGGCTAAAACCACCTCGGTGTCCCGTCCGCAGGTCGCTCCGGCTCCCAAGTCGGCCAACAGCGCCATGATCACCCCCAGCTCGGCGACGCCTTCGCCGCGCATCGCCGCTGCCGCCCCTTCTTCGGGCTACAGCGTGAAATGCCCCCTCCCGGGCACCGTGCTGAGCGTGAAGGTCGCTGCCGGCGATACGATCGCTGCGGGACAGACGCTCGTCGTGCTCGAGGCCATGAAGATGGAGAACAACATCGACGCGGACCGCGGCGGCGTTGTCAAGCAGGTCCTCGTGCAGCAGGGCGCTACGGTAATGGAAGGTGACGTTTTAATCGTAATCGAGTAG
- the mce gene encoding methylmalonyl-CoA epimerase, with the protein MKVSHIEHLGIAVKSLDEAIPYWENVLGLKCYAIEEVADQKVRTAFFMLGQTKIELLEPTSEESTIAKYIENRGVGIHHMALACENIEEQLADAEAKGIRLIDKTPRKGAEGMTIAFLHPKSTQGILTELCENKNK; encoded by the coding sequence ATGAAAGTTTCTCATATCGAGCATCTTGGCATCGCCGTGAAGAGTCTCGATGAAGCAATTCCCTACTGGGAAAACGTGTTGGGCCTTAAGTGCTACGCCATCGAAGAGGTTGCCGACCAGAAGGTCCGCACGGCGTTCTTCATGCTGGGGCAGACCAAGATCGAACTGCTGGAGCCCACTTCGGAGGAGTCGACGATCGCCAAGTACATCGAGAACCGCGGCGTAGGCATCCATCACATGGCTCTGGCCTGTGAGAACATCGAGGAGCAGCTTGCCGACGCCGAGGCCAAGGGCATCCGCCTGATCGACAAGACCCCGCGCAAGGGAGCCGAGGGCATGACCATCGCTTTCCTGCACCCCAAATCGACTCAGGGCATTTTGACGGAGCTTTGCGAAAACAAAAACAAATAA